tccgACAAAGGGCCTGTTAGCCATtctgcaaaatgaatttaaggagtgtttccggaagtgggaggagcgttggaataaggtagtggcttgtggaggggagtactttgaagggaaCCAGATTGCCGCAGaataacgtcagttcatgccagacgacaaggtcggatactttttggacacacctcgtatatacAATCCATATCTTTTTATTAACAAGACCAATTTTCCAAAATTGGTAAAAACTGtgatttattctattattaacccttaaagtgcaatacatatacatatgtaccATCAGAATCCATTAGAAATCCAAAGCGTTTTGTTTTTACCTAGTTTCTTCCCTTTAACTGCATTAATGAACTTGCCTGCACCGTTCAGTGTCATACTGCATAATCTCATCAATTAGGATTTGACATGCTTTGCTGCAGTTTGTTAGTCTATTTAGCTCCAATGATAGTtgctcataagttttatttttatttaaacttaacatttgtatttttccTGACTCATTTTGTTGGTGGTggattattattgaaatattattttcatattttgttctcATGAGCATACTTTTAGTGCTAAGTAAGTTCCAAAaatgatttgaaaatgtaatgatAGTGAAAAATCTGACGATGGATGATGTAGTACATCATTTGGAATATGACATATACAACAGTGATGATACAGATTTAGATCCAGATTAGAACTCTGATAAAGACCAAGAGTGAAAGGTGTCAGGCATGCTCTATAACCTTGAAAAGTGTAGGTATAGGATGTTATTGTTGCCTGAGTGATTTTACAATGCTCCACAAcgttattagtattaattttattttgactcTAGGTACatagtgttaaatttttaaaatgtaaaacttgcATAAAAGTTCCATTCTAATATACTCAACTTTCGCGATATATTTTTTGGTCTATTAACActcacttatttttaaataaatactttattgacatgaattaaatttgttcaaCTTGTGGCTGTGCAAGcttatcaatttaattttcttcttataatttatttaaacacaggGAAATTTgtctgttatattatttatagaaatgtacATTAATTCACTTTGATTTCACCACCAagaaataatttctaaaacaattttaactttttatacttgCTTATACAATAATAGCAGGTGTTTCTATCTACGCAAAAAGCCAGTTAGGAAAAGAGAACAATGCAGGGCCAAAGCCGGGGTCAATGGAAGTAGATCCCTCCACTTTCAGTCTAACTACtacgtttacattttaatatctcGGGATAATGGCGCTGTATACAAGCCAAATTTTCTTTGGCACTTTaagaagaaacattaaaaaatcagtCAAAAGgcatttttacaaaacaagtaTAAAATACTCACCAGCATTCAATTTCTTCTGTCCATAAGTAACTTTCCCATCAAACTCATTcactggaatattaatatcaggGTCAACTTGTTGGATTGTTACATTGAGGTGATCTTCTATGTCAGCCAGATACTAAAACAACAATGAAtgataaaactatacatttttattacatgttttttttatatttttaattatatgtttctactacatttttacaattgtttttgctactgtatttttactatttgttcTATAACCACACGAACTTTCTTCTAAAATGTTGAGTACCGTACATAAAAAACCAAAGAAACTCTATGATTAGAACTAGGACAGcattaagcaaaaattaattagttacattatgatattttataatttaacatttttttatagattcTGTACacatgtaaataattcaaaataaccattattttccctttttaaaggatttgttattaaagttttactataTATGTTATGTGGGACACGGGCTGTTTTTcttaaatacagaatttttccCTTTTACTTCATATTTCGACTATattatgaaattgaaattatagggtAGAAATACTGATCAGTATCAACTTAACAAATGCTTTGTATCTATACAAGAAACTAACAAACCCTAAGATCCCCATCACTGCATTCAAAGGGGAGATTATCAAAGAGCTCATAAGGATAGGGAATGTTCCCGCTCCACCTGTTGCTGTCCGAAACAAGTGCTTCACAAGCTGGGGGAAATCAAGTTGCTGTACAGAAACTCCTCAAGTAAAATACAAGTATGTTTGGCGCAATCagtaaaaatagaatacaaattgGATTGAAAACCAACTTGGATCTCTCATCgcagtttttttttgaaaactatttcaaCTAACTACATAAAGTTGTCTTAAAAAAGTATGGTTTTTATTTCAATCAGCAAACTATCCAGTTGCTCCGGAAGTTTGAATATTACTACAACCCTCTTAAATTAATTTAGCAgaatatgtattgaaaaatatgtgAAGTAAGAAGACATTTTCAACAGCTTTCATCTGTTACAACTTTACCTTGACTATTATTGATAATTTAGTACTTATTAATACAATAcctataaacttttaataaactcAAATGACATTTTTCTCTTCCCCTATTGTACACACCTGCTTCTCATTGTACCAAATGCAGCAGCCACCATGGTCAGTGAGTTTGGTATTCCAACAATTGCGGCCGCGAGAGGAGCACCATTCACCGTGGAACCACACCTTCTCTGGTACTGCAGCCACCAGCGAGACTGCCAGGCCCATGCGCTCAGCACGCCCCACACGCCCAATTCGGTGCACGTAGTTACTCTTCTCATCTGGGAGTGTCACGTTGATCACTGAAATTCATTGAACGTTATTACACATATGATTGGGTTAGTACTAAGTTAGGGtctattatacaataattattaaaacttttgtgacTTACTGaaataagaaacaaatgtaaACTAAGAATAccacacaatataaaaaaagggATTTTCAGAGTTTTAGAGAAAtggctatattaaaaaaaaaaaacaagttttattatcaacaaataagatttttttacagattataaaattagtttgtaatatataCCTTTtacttaagaaatatatttccagatatttataatagttatatgtatttttacattcaaacaaattttaaaccaccCATAACTAAAACAAACAGAGTAGGTGTACACTACACCAAATGCCACTTAGCAGGCTTCACTGACGTTGCATGCAAAGtctatagcacatttcattctcaagatgtcctgaaTACAGAtcaatagacagacagacaataatacagaaaagaaattttatatatcatCCCTGcagagaaattgtgtcaacctactgaattataggcttcaatgacaaTGAATGTAATCCAACAGGGCTGACAAACAATAATGTGATAGTATTCCATTATAAtctgcagttttttttatttaaaccaaaaaaatcaaacctaaattactttattacatgaacattaagtacagAAATATAGGCAAGCTTATAATACAGGTGTTGTAGTGTACAGGAATTCCTCCAGACTGCAGAATGGTTTCTTGATGAGAAAGTCTTGAAGCGATTTTTTCAGTGCATTTCCTGTTAGTATTTGAAGGTTTTCTGGCAGTTGATTTCGGAGTTTTTTCTCCACATAGAAtgggtttcttaaaaaaaaaggcTAGTTCAGTGGCGGGGTAGACCACATCTGGAGTTGTGTCAAGTATTGTAGTCGTGAAAATTGTTGTAAGTGTCAAAATTGAGTCGGTTGAACTACTTCGTATACATTAAAGTGCTGGGACGGTTAGTATGCCCAGACTTTTATACGCTTCTCTGCAGGAGACGATTAAACCATATTTAATGTTGGATTTTACCAGAGCATAATAAGCATGCTTAAGCGGATGCTTGAGTACCTACTGATTTTAGATGCCTCTTGATATATATACCGGaagatattttgtttgaaattatgttCATATGATCGCTCCAGGACAGTGTATTATCAATAGTTAAGCCTAAAAATTGTGTACTTTCATAGACATTTTCACAGCTACACTGGACAATACCTGTCCTCTAAAAGAATTTTCTAAACAAAGCCATCAAGACCAAGTTTCAAAATCACTTAACATCCAGAGCTATTAAGCTTATAAAGAACTTCAAGGCTATGAAAGTGCCCATAAAAAAAAGGATTATGGAACTGAGGATTCTTAAGATAAGGgacaaataagatttttattgctaTATCCGAAAGTAAATCAGAAACTATCTGGATCATTATCAACAGCAAGAGATTGTCCTCTAATGTATTCTATTTAGTACATGGCAGATGGAAGTTTCACAAGAAATTATTAGTGTTCTTGACAATGTAAGTgaacatttaatatgtttttttatggttGCAGCTGAGAAAATATTATGCAAGACTAACATCCAAAAGACAATTAATGCTCAgatgaataattcatttcaaGGGGAAACTCTTATGTAATGGCAACTTGCATCACATGAAAAGGTCTTAAATACATGGTTTTCCCTAAAATCAACAACTTTTGATTCATGGTATCAACTCTAAAATGGTAAAATGttgtaatagttaaaatttttaaaaccctcaCTGACATCATTAATAATTATCTGTTCTaggaaaattttctttttttatctcaattCATCAAACATGTATCCTCTCCATAAATAAGAATGTAAGTGGGAGGTAATAAACAATAGGCCAACATCTTTAGTTCCaactattagtaaaattattgaaaaaattagtaTTGGTTAAGctcaaacataatttaaacttcAACAACATCTTACCTGCAAAACAACATGGGTTCTTATCTGGAAAATCAGCAACAAGTGCACTTACTGACCTAATTGAACAGATAATTAACAATCTTGAAGGAGAAAAAAACTGTTACAGGTGACCTCAGCAAAACCTTGGACTCTGGATCACAGTAATTCAGAAGATCAAATCCCTGGGATTTGAGGGAAGTGAACTGATTTTACTGCCATACTCTAGAATGCAGTATGGCCCCACTAAAACTCAATTATCTAGAAACCCAAACACCTGACAGAAAATCACTACTGAAAAACTGTTGAGGTTTCAAAGCTATTTTACAAGGAGGGAACAAATAGCTGAAATAAAACAAGTACAGAATGGAATTGAAAGAATTATAACGTGGAAACCACAAATGGGTCAAAAGAAGTGTCCCTAAGAGTTCTGTATTGGGCCCAGTTTTGTATGTATTCAAAACTACCTTCATGTATATTGATGATAGTCCTGTTAACTGGCAATAACTCCACTGAGCACTGAGCTCTTGGGCATTAACACCTACATCACGGTGAGCAAAGCACAGTAGTGTTGTGATAACAATGATCTTGTTTCTAACTCCTCCAAGACAAAGCTTTTAGCATAGAAAGGCTAAAAGATGAAATTACCGAGCCTCCAGATTTACAAATAGTTGAAGCAACCGAGCATCTGGATATAATATTGGATGAACATCTCTCCAATAACAGTAAATTTTTGctctttttgaataaaatattttattaatttatctccCTACATAAAACCTAACATCTGCAAATTGATCCATCACACAATTGTCAATGTACAAACTTAAGACATAAAAATGTGAAATCATAGTCAAATATTACTTACACAACTACAACACTTCTTTACTTTGGTTATCCACCAATGCGTTTTAATGcacaattatcaaaataaaacttgatGCAATCAATAATAACTTGTCACATAACTTCCTATGTATCGGAATTTCACCACCAAATtgttaaatggaaataaaaaaccaatattattttgtaaatgggTACGATTATGTTTATAAGGTAACTTTTCATTGcctttaaattgtatttgaaatctTTATATACCACGTGTTACCACTACAAGAGCAACTTAAACATCTGTACATGTACCATTAAACTTTGATCAAAATCAAATtactaaatgtatttgaaaatctTTACATCATAcataactgtaaaaatttaactataattcaCCCTATTAACACAATCAATGAAATCTTACAAGTCAACTAGACATGACAATGGTTACATGTGTAAGACAAGACTCACTGAAAGGTAATCCGGAAATATCAAGGCCTCTGGCAGCCACATCGGTGCAGATAAGAAACTTGGCTTCTTGTCGTTTGAACTGCTCCAGGTTGGCTTTGCGCTCGTGAGGTTTGCGGTCACCATGCAGACACACACAAGAGTAGGGGTTACTGCGGTTGTTAGGTCCTCCACCTGTCCCACAAATACATAATCAATTCCATGACTACAATATCCATTGTGCATAATACTTCATTTGGCCTCTTGTATGTTTTAAGGAAACCAATTAATTATGACAcaactgaattaaaaataatacagacacatctttagataaaaaaaaaacatgtacacTTATATCTATCTACCTGTCCATAACTGAAAAATACCGATTGACtggtatttaaaaatcattatttacactacatagatattaaaaactattgaCATACCGagctgattaaaatatttttcaaggttGTCACAGTCCAGTTTGGTTCGGCAGAATATGATGGCTCGGTCCATCTTGTGTTTGTTAATGGCTCGCACGCAGTACTCTCCTTTCAACAGCTTCACTGCCTCTGACAAGGTTTCTGCAACAATCAAATTATATAACACTCTTTCATAAGAGCCAATAAGGTCTTTGGAAGAAGAAACAGATAATTTTACCACCAATTACAACTTACAAGATTCAAGATAGTCAAGTCTTGTACAAGAATACGGGATTGATTTTTTCCTCTCCTAGTCAGGTAGGATATTTTACGAAATGGGACTtcttgaaaagaaatatttttttaaactaatttttagttatcaatcaaaattaatttatagaaggtgt
This Homalodisca vitripennis isolate AUS2020 chromosome 3, UT_GWSS_2.1, whole genome shotgun sequence DNA region includes the following protein-coding sequences:
- the LOC124357686 gene encoding ATP-dependent RNA helicase Ddx1, which codes for MEDLISGGQLSLTQCRFFVLDEADGLLKQGYTELIDRLHRQIPKITSDGKRLQMIVCSATLHAFEVKKMAERLMHFPTWVDLKGEDAVPETVHHVVVMVDPQKDNSWHNLRKHVQTDGVHHSDNVRPGNNTAETLSEAVKLLKGEYCVRAINKHKMDRAIIFCRTKLDCDNLEKYFNQLGGGPNNRSNPYSCVCLHGDRKPHERKANLEQFKRQEAKFLICTDVAARGLDISGLPFMINVTLPDEKSNYVHRIGRVGRAERMGLAVSLVAAVPEKVWFHGEWCSSRGRNCWNTKLTDHGGCCIWYNEKQYLADIEDHLNVTIQQVDPDINIPVNEFDGKVTYGQKKLNAGSGYENHVAQMAPTVQELAQLESKAQIVYLNRHFKKVRTV